A segment of the Sphingopyxis sp. OAS728 genome:
ACCGTGCTGACATCCTGTTCCGTGTCGGCCAACCCGCTTGCTTTCGGCACATATAACCCGACGTCGGCGACACCACTCGACGCGACCACGACATTATCGGTGCTCTGCACAGTGGGAACATCCTTCACTGTCGGGTTGAGCGCAGGCACCGCGGCGGGGGCGACGGTCACAACCCGGCAAATGAGCAACGCGGCCAACAGGCTGAACTATGGGCTGTTCCAGCAAGCCGGACGGACGACGGTATGGGGCAACACGCCCGGCACGAACACACCGCCGGCGACAACTGCTCCGGTCACCCCGACGACCCTGACAGTTTATGGACGCGTGCCGGCCAGCCAGAATGTGCCTGCGGGTGACTATACGGATACGATCACCGTTACCGTAAACTATTAGGCCGCTTCGGTGGCCATGCCTTTCCGTCTCGCGGCGACGATGCTTGCTGCGTTGCTGGCTCCGGGCCTGCTCGGCGCTGCGGTGTTCAAGCTCTTTCCGGTCCGCATCGAACTCACGTCCGAACAGCCGGTACAGACGATGACGATCGAAAACGACAGCGACGAGGCGTCGCGGGTCCAATTGCGTCTCTATGCCTGGCGGCAGGAGGGCGAGCGCGACATCTATGAGGAGACGCGCGAGGTTCTGGCCAACCCGGGGCTGTTCGAAATTGCGCCGAGGCGCTCGCAGATCGCGCGGTTCGGTCTGCGCACCAGCCCGGGCGCGACGGAGAAAGCGTACCGCGTATTCCTCGAAGAGGTTCCCACCGATCGGCCAAGCGTCCCGGGGGAGGTGCGCACCTTGCTGCGGATCAGTGTCCCGATCTTCGTGCCGCCCGCACAGCCGGCCGCGCGCCTGTCATGGCGCGTCGTTTCCGAAGGGGGCGCCAAGGTCGCGTTCCTCGTGCAGAATGAAGGGAATGTCCATGTCCAGCTCAACCGCCTGACCCTCAAGCGGGCGGGCGACGCGGTGCTCGGTAGCGAAGACATGTCGGTTTATCTTTTGCCGGGAACGTCGAGAAGGGTGACGCTTGAGGTCAGCAGCCAGCCGCGCGCGGGTGAAAGGCTCAAGCTGGAGGCGATGACCGATCAGGCCGATCTGTCGGTCGACCTCGTCTTGGAGGCGGCGGCGCGTGAAGCCGGGCGGCCTTAGTGCAGCGGTGGGTGTCCTGAGCATCCTTGCTGCCTGCCCGGTTCGAGCGCAACCCGTTGAGCCGCCGGCCGACGCCCATGCCGGGCTGATGTACGTTGAAATCTCGATCAACGGGTCGGTGCGCGAAGGCCAGCATATTGTTGCACGGCGAGGCGAAGATTTTTGGGTCCGGGCGGCCGATCTCGACGCCTGGCGGATCGATCACGCCGGCGTTGCGCCGCAGATGATCGAGGGAGATGCGATGGTGGCGCTGTCGGCAATTCCCGGGGTGGTCGCGGTGTTCGATACGGCGCTTCAACGCCTTGACCTGAACGTCCCGTCCGACCGTTTCATGGCGCAACGCCTTTCCTCGGCGCCGGCGCGCGTCCAGCCGACGCCGGGCGCGTTTTCGGCGTTCCTCAACTATGATTTGTCGCTGGAGGTGGACGACCGCGTGACCGGCGGGGCGTTCGTCGAAGCCGGCGTGTCGGACGATTGGGGTCTGTTCGCGAGCACGATGACCGTGGGACGAACCGGGGGAACCGGAAAGTTCACGCGCCTCGACAGCTATTACCTCCGCGATTTTCCCGAAAGCCTTACCCGCCTCGTCATTGGCGACACGGTCACCGAGGCGCGCGACTGGTCGCGGCAGGTCCGCTTCGGCGGCGTGCGGTTCGGAACCGAATTCGGATTGCAGCCCGATCTTGTAACCTTTCCGGTGCCCGAGTTCGCCGATCGGGCGGCGGTGCCGTCGCATGTCGAGCTGCTGGTCAACGATGCCCTGCGCTATCAGGGGCAGGTCGATCAGGGCCCGTTTTCGATCAACCAGATTCCGGTCGTGACCGGCGCCGGCGAGGTGACGCTGGTGGTCCGCGATGCGCTCGGCGTCGAGCGGCGCGTTCGCACGCCTTATTATGTCAGTTCGCGCCTGCTCAGCCGCGGTTTGTCGGCCTGGTCGCTCGAGGCCGGAGCCGAGCGGCGCGACTATGGCTTTCGCAGTTTTCACTATGGCAATCCTTTCGCAGCGGGAAGCTACCGCCGCGGCCTGACCGATTGGCTGACGGTCGAAAGCCGCGCCGAGGTCAGCGGGAATGTCCAGATGGCCGGTGCGGGCATCAATCTCGTCTGGCCCTCCGTCGGTGAATTCGGCGCCGCAGGCGCGTTGTCGCGCGGCGAGGACGGACAGGGAAGCCTCTACCGCATCTTCTTCAGCCGCATAACTCCAAGCTGGAATATGGCGGTCAGTTACCAGCATGCGTCGCGCGAGTTCGATCAGCTCGGAATCGATTCCGACCGCGACCGCATTACCGACCAGTTTCAGGCTACTGCCGGGGCATCGCTCGGCCGGTGGGGCAATGCGTCGATTTCGTGGACCGACCTCAAATATGCCGACGGCAACCGTACGCGGCTTGTATCGGGGAATTACAGCGCGGCGCTGGGCAGCAGCGCCTATGTGAATCTGTTCGCAATCCGGAGCCGCGCACGCGACGCCGGATGGGAGACAACGGCGGGGATCGGGCTCACCATCGCCTTCGGCCCGCGGCGCAGCGCCTATCTGCAGGCCGACAGCCGAAATATCTATGCCGAGATCCGCGAAACTGCACCCACCGAAGGCGGATGGGGCTACCGGCTCGCTGCGAGCGAAGGCGACACCGATCGACAGCAGGCTGAGCTAAACTGGCGCGGCGACGTCGGCGAAGCGCGCGTCGAGGTTGCGCGTTTCGGCGCCAAGGCCGGCTTGCGTGCATTGGCAAGCGGCGGGCTGCTCATTGCGGGAGAGCGGGCCTATGCGACGCGTCGGATCGAAGACGGATTGGGTGTCATCGAGGTTCCGGGGCAGGCGAACGTCCGCATCTATCAGGAGAACCGTCTTGTCACCCGGACCGACGCAAAGGGCAGGGCGATCATTCCGGATCTCAGAGCCTATGAGGAAAACCGAATAGCGCTATCTCCATCCGACCTCCCGCTCGATGCCCGCATGCCCAGCGATACGTTGATCGTCGTGCCGCGCTTTCGCGGCGCCGCGGCCGCCCGTTTCGACGTCGAACGCGACCGGCCGGCTACGATTCTCGTGACCGATTCCGGCGGAGCGCCGGTCGAGGCCGGCGCGAGCGCAAGGGCAAGTACGGGCGAGACCGCATTTGTCGGATATGGCGGCGAGATATTCGTTCGCGAGATACGCCCGGGGATGACGCTGGACATCGATCTCGGCAGCGCGAGTTGCCGGGTAGCACTGCCCAAAGACTTGCCCGCGGAGGCGCTGCCCAGGATCGGGCCGCTGCGCTGTACGATCCGCGAGATGCGACCATGACCGACAAACGCCTTCGCCTTGTGTTCGCTGGGGTGCTGCCCCTTGGGCTCCTCGCCCCCGTGCCGGCGCAGGCCGCCTGCAGTCCGCTGTCGCTCTGTAGCTGTACGGTCAGCGCGACGGGCGTCGCTTTCGGCTCATACAACACGCTCGCGGCATCGCCCAACGATGCGGCTGGTTCCGTGCGCGTCGTCTGCACGCTGCTGCTGGATCTGGCCGGATCTTTTACGGTCGATCTCAGCCCGGGTGCGTCGAACAACTACGCGGGCCGCACGTTGCGGAATGGCACCAACAGTCTTGTGTATAATCTCTACACCAACGCCGCGCGGACGCAGATTTGGGGAAACGGCACGGGCAGCTCGCTCCGTGTAACCCAGAGCTTCGCCGGTCTCTTGCTGGTCGACCGAACCATCCCGGTTTATGGCCGGATTCCTGCGCGGCAGAACGCTCGGGCCGGCGCGTACAGCGATACGATCATCGTGACCGTAACCTACTGAGATGTTGTCTGGACTCTAGTTACCAGCCCTTCGATACGAGCGACGATGCTGACGGGTCCATAAGTCGCGCAGGGAGCTTCGCGGTTGCTCGTTGTGCGGCTTTTCTCCGGTAACCATATGGCAAGGCAGAGCCGCCTTCGGAAGGGGCCGCTTATTCAAATTCGTACGGGAAAGCTGCCGGTACGAAATCGTCCAGCAGCGATTGGAAGCTGCTCCTTCCATCGAGATTTCGGCGGTAATGTTGAAGGCTGCGAACATCTATCCCGCCGAGGTGGAGAGCGCGCTGATGCAGCATCCCGCCGCGGAATGTGCCGTCGTCATCGGTCTGCCCGACGACGATCTGGGCGCACGGGTTCACGCGATCGTCCAGCGCGATCGCACGTTGGCTGGCAAGCTTTCAGCAGATGATTTGGCCGCGTTCGCCGCGCAGCTGGTCGTGCGCTACAAGGTGCCCCGGAGCTTCGAAATCACCGACGAGCCGCTCCGCGACGAAGCGGGCAAGGTCCGTCGCAGCGCACTGCGCGAGGCGCGGGTCGCGGCGAATGTCCCGGCCTGAGGGGCGGGCCTCAAGCCCGCCGTTCGGCGCCCGCGCGAAAATAGGCGGCAAGCTCCGCGGCGTCGCGCTCATTGTCCCAGTCGAGGTCGGGCGCGATGTTGATGCGGGTGACCAGATAGCCGAGGTGAAGGCTGAGGAACGAGCGCCCCAGAAAACGCGTGTCGGCGCCCTCGGCAATCAGCCCCCTTGCTTTCAGCCCGTCCAGGCATTCGACGAGCGGGCGCCACAGCCGATCGATCCAGACTGCACTATAGCGTGCCTTGAACACAGGATTTTGAAGTATCTCGACGAGGAACATGCGCCCCGCCTCGGAGCGCGTCCCTTGTGCAGCCACACGCTCGGTCATCATCGCGCGGTCCCACGCCTCGAACGCGTCCCAGTCCCGCGGCGGATCGGATGACAGCCGGGTGAAGAGCGACTGCTCCATCTGCGCGTTCGCTATACGATCGAGCACTTCGACGATCAGGCCGTCCTTGTTCCCGAACTGCTTGAACAGCGTTCGCTCGGTGCTGCCGGCGCGTTCCGCAATCTCGCGCGTCGTCAGCCCAGCGAGGCCTTTTTCCATGAGGATGGCCGCTGCCGCTTCGATCAATGCGGCGCGTTTCGCATCCCCTCGTTTCATCGTTTCAGCCAACCGATCCTCCAAATGTATAGTCCTTGCTTTACATTTAGCGCGAATCAATGTATAGCGTCTACTATACATTGTGAAGTCAGGAGAATTTTTGATGTCCGCCGTTGCCGAGTTGAGATCGAAGCCAGCAGACCCGATGATCGAGGCCGTCGACGCCACGATCGTCGCGCGCCACGCCGTTCGTCGGTTCCGCTCCGAGCCCGTTCCGGTCGCCATGGTGCGCGATATTCTGGATGTCGCGCGCTACGCCCCGAGCGGGACGAACATCCAGCCCTGGCGCGCTTGGGTCGTGACCGGTGAAGCGCGCGACAGGCTGTGCGCCGCGTCGGTCGCAGCCTTGCTCGCGACGGGGCCGCGGCCGCAGGACGACGAGTATAAATATTATCCCGATGAGTTTCCCGAAGCCAATCTTGCGCGCCGCATGGCATTCGGGGCGGCGTTCGGAGCCGCGCTAGGCGTTGCTCATGACGACATGAAGGGCCGTATGCAGGCGATGGCGCGGCAGTTCCAGTTCTTCGGCGCACCGGTCGGAATCATCTTCACGATGGACCGCGCGCTCGAGCATGGCAGCCTTCTCGATTATGGCTGTTTTTTGCAGAACATCATGATCGCCGCCAAGGCACGGGGGCTCGACACATGCGCGCAGCAGAGCTGGTGCCAGTTCCATTCCGTGATCCGGGCCGAACTCGGCATCCCCGAAAGCGAAATGCTGGTGTGCGGCATGTCCTTGGGATGGGCCGATGAGGCCGCGCCGGAAAACAGTCTCAATCTCGGTCGTGCCCCGATCGAGGATTTCGCGACCTTTTGCGAATAAGGGAAAGGGAATGACCGCCGAGGCACCGGAATTGCTCACCTATCGCGGCGTCGTCTATCCGTGGCACTGCGACCAGATGGGCCACATGAACGTCATGTGGTACACGGGCAAATTCGACGAAGCGACGTGGACTCTCTTCGCCGAACTGGGGCTGACGCGGTCTTACCTCGTCCAAAACGGTCGCGGGATGGCAGCGGTCGAACAGACGACGCGCTATCTGCGCGAGCTTGTCGCGGGCGACACCGTTAGCATCACAACGCGCCTCGTCGAGGTGCGCGAGAAGGTCTTGCGCTTCGAGCATGCGATGGTGCGTACGAGCGACGGCCTGATCGCTGCCACCTCGGCGATCACCGGGGTGCATCTCGACACCGCGCTGCGCAAGGCTTGCGCCTTTCCCGACGAGGTTCGCCGACGGGCCGAGGCGATGCTCGGTTCGACAGGCGAGACCGACAACAGATGTTGAAGCGCAATCTCGACTTTCTCAGGGACAATGGCCGCTGGCTGTCGTTCGGGTTCCTGCTCACCTTGTTGTCGTCCTTCGGCCAGACCTTCTTCATCGGCCTTTCGGGAAACGACATCCGCGCGACGCATGGCTTGTCGGGCGGGGAGTTCGGAAGCCTGTATATGATCGCGACGCTCGGCGCCGCGCTGACCTTGCCCTGGCTCGGCCGGACGCTCGATCTGATGCCCGGCTGGCAGGTCGTCCGGTTTACGGTGCCAGCGCTCGCCCTTGCGTGCATCATGCTCGCTCTTGCACCCAATATCGCCGTTCTGGTTGGTGCCCTCTATCTCCTCCGACTGTTCGGTCCGGGCATGATGATCGAAACCGCTTACACCGAAGTCGGGCGCTGGTTCGTCGCGACCCGCGGGAAATCGATGGCGATCGCGGGGCAGGGGCTTCAACTGGGTTCCGCTCTCTTACCGGCGGCGATCGTTCTTGTTCACGAAGCCAGTGGAAGCTGGCGGCTCGTCTGGCTGTTGTCGGCTGCTGCGCTTGTCGCCTCGTTGCCCATGTTGATCACGCTGGGCCGTATGCCCAGAATGCCGCATGCGGTTGAACCCGACGCCGTCGCGAGCCGGACGGCGCGCGATTGGACCCGGGCCGAAGTTCTGCGCGATCCCGTTTTCTATATGCTCCTTACGGGGACGCTCGCATCGCCCTTCATCGGCACGGTGATATTCTTTCACCAAGGCTATCTCGTCGACCTGCGGGGGTATGATCCGCTTGCCTTCGCGGCTGCCTATCCACTCATGGCTCTCTCGACCGTCGTGTTCGGCCTGCTCAGCGGGCATTGGATCGACCGCCACGACGCGTTGAAGCTGCTTCCCTACTCGCTGCTGCCGCTTGGTGCCGCTGCGCTCGGCGTTGCGCTTGTTACCCCGATATGGGGAATATACGTCTTCATGGTTTTGTTGGGCATCAGCTACGGGGTCGTCGGCACGGTGTTCGCCTCCCTTTGGCCAGAGGTGTACGGCAACGCGCATATCGGGAGCATCAGGGCCCTGACCGTGTCTGCGATGGTGCTTGCGACCGCAGTCGGACCGGGGCTCACCGGGTGGTTGATCGACCTTGGCGTCTCGCTCCCCCGGCAAATGCTGTGGATGGCGTTCTGGTGCCTCGCCGCATCTCTCGCGCTGACGTTCGCGTCCAGAAACGCCAGGCGGCGTGCTTCCGATTGAAGTGATCCGCAGATGTCCCTTGGCCCAACCTCGGCGTCCGCTAGTGCAATTTTCTGCTTAAAACCTGCCGGACCGCTACCGGCCATGAGAGGCATCTAACGATAGTTGATTATTGGCATTGATCAGCCGTTGGCAATCATCGAATCAGCGACTTTGGCCGAGCCGAACACCGACGCAATCGCCTTCCAAGACGGGGTAGAGTGGCTAGAATGGTTGTCTGCAGAACATGATCGACCATCTCTATACCTGCGCGGGTTTCTTCATTGGAGGCGATCGGTTGCACCATAACTCCCCTATTCCGAAGTCAGTCGGCGGTGAAGGTGATCTTCAGGGCCAAGGCCCCGCGCGCATCAGGGAGCAGAAGTTCCGGCGATGGAAATGCGGATCCTTATCGGCAACGACGTCGGCCAGCCCGGTGGCCTGGGTCGTGTCGGGCCGATGCGCCAGGCCGCAGTAGAGCGTGTCGAGGAAATTCTCGGCGAATTGCGGAGGATGAGGATAGACGGCCTCGACCGCGTTCCGCTCGTCGTTGCTGAAACTGTCGAACCCGAGTCCGACGATGTCCATCATCACCCCGTCGGCGGTCAATGCGGCGATGGGACTCAGGTGGCCCGGTATGCCCGGCGTGGTGTGGAGCGCGATCGCCAGCCACACCTTTTCGATATCGTCTTCCGGAAGGCCGTGGCTCCAGAGGAAATCGCGGGCCGCATTGGCGCCGTCCACTTCGAAGCGAAGGGTGCTTTCCCGATGCTCCTGCGTCAGCCCGAGATCGTGGAACAGCGCGGCCACATACAGAAGCTCGGCGTCGAACGTCAGGTCCCGGCGCTTGCCGGTGAGTGCACCCCAAAAATAGACGCGCAGCGAGTGGTGGA
Coding sequences within it:
- a CDS encoding spore coat U domain-containing protein — translated: MSCRNHIPIFALVCGGMLATQPAMAQTATTTFPVTATVLTSCSVSANPLAFGTYNPTSATPLDATTTLSVLCTVGTSFTVGLSAGTAAGATVTTRQMSNAANRLNYGLFQQAGRTTVWGNTPGTNTPPATTAPVTPTTLTVYGRVPASQNVPAGDYTDTITVTVNY
- a CDS encoding spore coat U domain-containing protein, translating into MTDKRLRLVFAGVLPLGLLAPVPAQAACSPLSLCSCTVSATGVAFGSYNTLAASPNDAAGSVRVVCTLLLDLAGSFTVDLSPGASNNYAGRTLRNGTNSLVYNLYTNAARTQIWGNGTGSSLRVTQSFAGLLLVDRTIPVYGRIPARQNARAGAYSDTIIVTVTY
- a CDS encoding HD domain-containing protein, yielding MMFGHTIAGITVPDSQLARTATEFVRDRETEFLFHHSLRVYFWGALTGKRRDLTFDAELLYVAALFHDLGLTQEHRESTLRFEVDGANAARDFLWSHGLPEDDIEKVWLAIALHTTPGIPGHLSPIAALTADGVMMDIVGLGFDSFSNDERNAVEAVYPHPPQFAENFLDTLYCGLAHRPDTTQATGLADVVADKDPHFHRRNFCSLMRAGPWP
- a CDS encoding nitroreductase, which produces MSAVAELRSKPADPMIEAVDATIVARHAVRRFRSEPVPVAMVRDILDVARYAPSGTNIQPWRAWVVTGEARDRLCAASVAALLATGPRPQDDEYKYYPDEFPEANLARRMAFGAAFGAALGVAHDDMKGRMQAMARQFQFFGAPVGIIFTMDRALEHGSLLDYGCFLQNIMIAAKARGLDTCAQQSWCQFHSVIRAELGIPESEMLVCGMSLGWADEAAPENSLNLGRAPIEDFATFCE
- a CDS encoding fimbria/pilus outer membrane usher protein, coding for MYVEISINGSVREGQHIVARRGEDFWVRAADLDAWRIDHAGVAPQMIEGDAMVALSAIPGVVAVFDTALQRLDLNVPSDRFMAQRLSSAPARVQPTPGAFSAFLNYDLSLEVDDRVTGGAFVEAGVSDDWGLFASTMTVGRTGGTGKFTRLDSYYLRDFPESLTRLVIGDTVTEARDWSRQVRFGGVRFGTEFGLQPDLVTFPVPEFADRAAVPSHVELLVNDALRYQGQVDQGPFSINQIPVVTGAGEVTLVVRDALGVERRVRTPYYVSSRLLSRGLSAWSLEAGAERRDYGFRSFHYGNPFAAGSYRRGLTDWLTVESRAEVSGNVQMAGAGINLVWPSVGEFGAAGALSRGEDGQGSLYRIFFSRITPSWNMAVSYQHASREFDQLGIDSDRDRITDQFQATAGASLGRWGNASISWTDLKYADGNRTRLVSGNYSAALGSSAYVNLFAIRSRARDAGWETTAGIGLTIAFGPRRSAYLQADSRNIYAEIRETAPTEGGWGYRLAASEGDTDRQQAELNWRGDVGEARVEVARFGAKAGLRALASGGLLIAGERAYATRRIEDGLGVIEVPGQANVRIYQENRLVTRTDAKGRAIIPDLRAYEENRIALSPSDLPLDARMPSDTLIVVPRFRGAAAARFDVERDRPATILVTDSGGAPVEAGASARASTGETAFVGYGGEIFVREIRPGMTLDIDLGSASCRVALPKDLPAEALPRIGPLRCTIREMRP
- a CDS encoding MFS transporter, encoding MLKRNLDFLRDNGRWLSFGFLLTLLSSFGQTFFIGLSGNDIRATHGLSGGEFGSLYMIATLGAALTLPWLGRTLDLMPGWQVVRFTVPALALACIMLALAPNIAVLVGALYLLRLFGPGMMIETAYTEVGRWFVATRGKSMAIAGQGLQLGSALLPAAIVLVHEASGSWRLVWLLSAAALVASLPMLITLGRMPRMPHAVEPDAVASRTARDWTRAEVLRDPVFYMLLTGTLASPFIGTVIFFHQGYLVDLRGYDPLAFAAAYPLMALSTVVFGLLSGHWIDRHDALKLLPYSLLPLGAAALGVALVTPIWGIYVFMVLLGISYGVVGTVFASLWPEVYGNAHIGSIRALTVSAMVLATAVGPGLTGWLIDLGVSLPRQMLWMAFWCLAASLALTFASRNARRRASD
- a CDS encoding AMP-binding enzyme → MLKAANIYPAEVESALMQHPAAECAVVIGLPDDDLGARVHAIVQRDRTLAGKLSADDLAAFAAQLVVRYKVPRSFEITDEPLRDEAGKVRRSALREARVAANVPA
- a CDS encoding helix-turn-helix domain-containing protein; this translates as MYSRRYTLIRAKCKARTIHLEDRLAETMKRGDAKRAALIEAAAAILMEKGLAGLTTREIAERAGSTERTLFKQFGNKDGLIVEVLDRIANAQMEQSLFTRLSSDPPRDWDAFEAWDRAMMTERVAAQGTRSEAGRMFLVEILQNPVFKARYSAVWIDRLWRPLVECLDGLKARGLIAEGADTRFLGRSFLSLHLGYLVTRINIAPDLDWDNERDAAELAAYFRAGAERRA
- a CDS encoding molecular chaperone, encoding MPFRLAATMLAALLAPGLLGAAVFKLFPVRIELTSEQPVQTMTIENDSDEASRVQLRLYAWRQEGERDIYEETREVLANPGLFEIAPRRSQIARFGLRTSPGATEKAYRVFLEEVPTDRPSVPGEVRTLLRISVPIFVPPAQPAARLSWRVVSEGGAKVAFLVQNEGNVHVQLNRLTLKRAGDAVLGSEDMSVYLLPGTSRRVTLEVSSQPRAGERLKLEAMTDQADLSVDLVLEAAAREAGRP
- a CDS encoding acyl-CoA thioesterase, which produces MTAEAPELLTYRGVVYPWHCDQMGHMNVMWYTGKFDEATWTLFAELGLTRSYLVQNGRGMAAVEQTTRYLRELVAGDTVSITTRLVEVREKVLRFEHAMVRTSDGLIAATSAITGVHLDTALRKACAFPDEVRRRAEAMLGSTGETDNRC